One part of the Diadema setosum chromosome 6, eeDiaSeto1, whole genome shotgun sequence genome encodes these proteins:
- the LOC140229682 gene encoding uncharacterized protein has product METSLQTRRIWRRTWLNPARRRAFGIYDQLLVELRREDHSTFKKFFCMPPELYDEILERVRGRIRRQYTWYREPLEEGLKLAATLRHIVSGTKYSDMQYGWRVPENTLSVGVREVCQTICDEYADEIMTAPSTPDGWRQLAGGFYKRWNFPHCVAAIDGKHVAIRKPPLSGSLYYNYKGFF; this is encoded by the coding sequence ATGGAGACGAGTCTTCAGACGCGTCGTATCTGGAGAAGGACGTGGCTGAACCCTGCCAGAAGAAGGGCTTTTGGAATCTACGACCAGCTGTTGGTTGAGCTCCGAAGAGAAGACCATTCGACTTTCAAGAAATTTTTCTGCATGCCCCCTGAACTCTACGATGAAATCCTGGAGAGGGTCAGAGGAAGAATCAGGAGGCAGTACACCTGGTACAGGGAGCCGCTGGAAGAAGGTCTCAAGTTGGCAGCTACTCTCCGTCATATTGTGTCTGGCACCAAGTACTCCGACATGCAGTATGGGTGGAGGGTGCCTGAAAACACCCTATCTGTAGGGGTCAGGGAAGTGTGTCAGACCATATGTGACGAGTATGCAGATGAAATCATGACAGCCCCTTCAACCCCTGATGGATGGAGACAACTTGCTGGTGGATTCTACAAGCGGTGGAATTTTCCCCACTGTGTGGCAGCTATTGATGGCAAGCATGTGGCCATCAGAAAGCCTCCTCTGTCTGGCTCGCTATATTACAACTACAAGGGCTTTTTTTAG
- the LOC140229683 gene encoding uncharacterized protein F54H12.2-like yields MIVNTEQFSRVQRIRLQGDERFDECVGTLLKNCIEDPDHPNKYKRSLMAMCYFVTVYQYCCLPEERKVEFRAQFVEGLKRYKVSSSTMSLLHEKSDPCCKSELDLFTIPSTQMSILKGPWVEYHPVSSITDSAPVEFNVSGTAEEYVDLSQTMLQVDVRVVDGNNAQLTADAPVGPANLFLQSLFSQVDVMLNEKLVSQPTNTYPYRALMETMLHYGQEAKHSQLTQQLYYKDEAGKMDVVDPTAADAEGNRGFKKRSQFIGGSKLLSMLVPIYADLFFQEKLLLPGVDLKIKLNRSKDAFCLMSSNQAAKYKVKIEKAALYVRRVKTNPSVVVAHAKMLEKSNAQYPINKIDVRSFSIPAGSMSVNKDNLFLGHLPNRIIVGFVDNDAYNGSYAKNPYNFKHFRLNFISVTVDGENIPMRPLRPNFATGSAQNYIHAYNSLFMGTNRLFTDKGINISREEYCEGYTLFAFDLTPDLSDGCHLNLVKQGNLRLELQFDVPLTNTVNCLVLSESQGLIQIDKHRNVIYEYQS; encoded by the exons ATGATTGTGAACACCGAGCAGTTCTCCCGAGTGCAACGTATCAGACTGCAAGGCGACGAGAGATTCGACGAATGTGTAGGGACACTGCTCAAGAACTGTATAGAGGACCCCGATCATCCCAACAAGTACAAACGTTCGCTGATGGCCATGTGCTATTTCGTCACcgtctaccaatattgctgtcTACCAGAGGAGAGGAAAGTTGAATTTCGAGCTCAATTCGTTGAAGGACTTAAACGCTACAAA GTCTCATCATCAACCATGTCTCTCTTACACGAAAAAAGTGACCCATGTTGCAAGTCAGAATTGGACCTCTTCACCATCCCATCCACGCAAATGAGCATTTTAAAAGGACCATGGGTCGAATATCACCCCGTCAGCAGCATTACAGATTCGGCACCCGTCGAATTCAACGTGTCAGGCACTGCGGAAGAGTATGTGGATCTGTCACAGACCATGTTACAGGTAGACGTCCGAGTGGTGGATGGCAATAACGCGCAACTCACAGCAGACGCCCCCGTTGGACCGGCAAATCTGTTTCTACAATCACTATTCAGCCAGGTCGACGTTATGCTTAACGAAAAACTGGTCTCACAACCAACAAATACCTACCCCTACAGAGCACTGATGGAAACGATGCTACATTACGGTCAAGAGGCTAAACATTCGCAACTAACCCAACAATTGTATTACAAAGATGAGGCGGGGAAAATGGATGTTGTCGACCCTACTGCCGCAGACGCTGAAGGAAACCGAGGCTTCAAAAAACGCAGTCAATTCATCGGCGGAAGTAAACTTCTCTCCATGTTGGTTCCTATCTACGCAGACCTATTCTTTCAGGAAAAACTTTTACTTCCAGGAGTCGATTTGAAAATCAAATTGAACCGAAGCAAGGATGCCTTTTGCCTCATGTCTTCAAACCAAGCCGCTAAATATAAAGTTAAAATCGAAAAGGCGGCTCTCTATGTCCGAAGAGTCAAGACGAACCCATCGGTCGTGGTAGCACACGCCAAGATGTTGGAGAAGAGTAACGCCCAGTATCCGATTAATAAAATTGATGTCCGTTCCTTCTCCATCCCCGCCGGAAGCATGTCGGTGAACAAGGATAATCTGTTTCTGGGCCATCTACCTAACAGAATCATCGTGGGATTTGTGGACAATGACGCATACAATGGTTCATACGCCAAGAACCCTTATAACTTCAAACATTTTCGCCTCAACTTCATTTCAGTCACCGTGGATGGGGAAAACATACCAATGAGACCCCTCCGTCCTAACTTTGCTACGGGATCAGCGCAGAATTACATACACGCCTACAACTCTCTCTTCATGGGAACAAATCGTTTGTTTACGGATAAAGGGATAAACATCAGCAGGGAAGAGTACTGCGAGGGCTATACGCTATTTGCCTTTGATCTCACACCGGACCTATCAGATGGCTGTCACCTTAATCTGGTCAAACAAGGGAACCTACGTCTGGAGTTACAGTTTGATGTCCCCCTCACCAACACCGTCAACTGTCTCGTGCTATCGGAATCCCAAGGTCTGATTCAAATCGACAAACACCGCAACGTCATCTATGAATATCAAAGTTAG